A DNA window from Allokutzneria albata contains the following coding sequences:
- a CDS encoding helix-turn-helix domain-containing protein produces MTVLLREALGDRLRRARTDQRRTLREVSRSARVSLGYLSEVERGRKEASSELLAAICGALDLPLSELLGEVAADIRAGEPVTIAAPAQAKPEPKVPAGAEARADRGVIDAGSLVPAVIGNDLSDLRLQPVLRTHITTKITNSAPRGVVVAA; encoded by the coding sequence ATGACCGTGCTGCTGAGGGAGGCGCTGGGGGACCGGCTGCGCCGTGCCCGCACCGACCAACGCCGTACTCTCCGAGAGGTTTCGCGTTCCGCCCGGGTGAGCCTGGGATACCTCTCCGAGGTCGAGCGCGGGCGCAAGGAGGCCTCCAGCGAGCTGCTGGCGGCCATCTGCGGCGCGCTGGACCTGCCGCTGTCGGAACTGCTCGGCGAGGTGGCCGCGGACATCCGCGCGGGCGAGCCGGTGACCATCGCAGCCCCCGCGCAGGCGAAGCCGGAGCCGAAGGTCCCGGCAGGGGCCGAGGCCAGGGCGGACCGGGGCGTGATCGACGCGGGCTCGCTGGTGCCCGCGGTCATCGGCAACGACCTCTCCGACCTCCGGCTGCAGCCCGTCCTGCGGACCCACATCACCACGAAGATCACCAACTCCGCTCCCCGTGGTGTCGTCGTAGCGGCCTGA
- a CDS encoding CinA family protein, with protein sequence MNCTEEPPAGSNISAELVAALRERGETVATAESLTAGLVCAALTDVPGSSVVVRGGLIVYATDLKASLAGVDADLLAEHGAVHPEVAAQLAEGARLRCGATWGIGLTGVAGPDPQDGVPPGTVHIGLAHADREPTVVTLRCEGDRHAVRAASRDSALAMLAGHVMT encoded by the coding sequence GTGAACTGCACTGAAGAACCGCCCGCGGGTTCGAACATCAGCGCGGAGCTCGTCGCCGCCCTGCGCGAGCGCGGGGAGACCGTCGCGACCGCGGAGTCGCTGACCGCGGGCCTGGTCTGCGCCGCGCTGACCGATGTCCCCGGTTCCAGTGTCGTGGTGCGCGGCGGGCTGATCGTCTACGCGACCGACCTCAAGGCATCGCTGGCCGGGGTGGACGCGGACCTGCTCGCCGAGCACGGCGCGGTGCACCCGGAGGTGGCCGCCCAGCTCGCCGAGGGGGCGCGGCTGCGCTGCGGTGCGACGTGGGGGATCGGCCTGACCGGGGTGGCCGGGCCGGACCCGCAGGACGGCGTCCCACCTGGGACGGTGCACATCGGCCTCGCGCACGCCGACCGGGAACCAACCGTGGTCACCCTGCGTTGTGAGGGTGACAGGCACGCGGTGCGTGCGGCGTCCCGTGACTCCGCACTGGCAATGCTCGCTGGCCACGTCATGACCTGA
- the pgsA gene encoding CDP-diacylglycerol--glycerol-3-phosphate 3-phosphatidyltransferase, whose product MSRGGEPAAGTPVPLLNIANLLTMLRLALVPVFLVTLFVGGGHDQYWRWVTFGVFALASITDRVDGSVARRYGLVTDFGKIADPIADKALTGAALLGLSVLGDLPWWVTIAILARELGITLLRFWVIRIGVIPASRGGKLKTLLQILAIGLYLPMLPSAFNPLLWTMMGAAVVVTVVTGFDYVLQALRLRAGARERELH is encoded by the coding sequence GTGAGTCGCGGAGGTGAGCCCGCCGCGGGCACACCCGTGCCGCTGCTGAACATCGCCAACCTGCTGACCATGCTGAGGCTGGCGCTGGTGCCGGTCTTCCTGGTCACCCTGTTCGTCGGCGGCGGCCACGACCAGTACTGGCGGTGGGTGACCTTCGGCGTGTTCGCGCTCGCCTCGATCACCGACCGCGTCGACGGCAGCGTGGCCCGGCGCTACGGCCTGGTCACCGACTTCGGCAAGATCGCCGACCCGATCGCGGACAAGGCGCTCACCGGGGCCGCCCTGCTCGGCCTGAGCGTGCTCGGCGACCTGCCGTGGTGGGTGACCATCGCGATCCTGGCCAGGGAGCTGGGCATCACGCTGCTGCGGTTCTGGGTGATCAGGATCGGCGTGATCCCGGCCAGCCGCGGCGGCAAGCTCAAGACGCTGCTGCAGATCCTGGCGATCGGGCTCTACCTGCCGATGCTGCCCAGCGCGTTCAACCCGCTGCTGTGGACCATGATGGGCGCCGCGGTCGTGGTCACGGTGGTCACCGGCTTCGACTACGTCCTCCAGGCGCTTCGGCTGAGGGCAGGTGCCCGTGAGCGTGAACTGCACTGA